A single Eulemur rufifrons isolate Redbay chromosome 9, OSU_ERuf_1, whole genome shotgun sequence DNA region contains:
- the MIS12 gene encoding protein MIS12 homolog, with protein sequence MSVDPMTYETQFFGFTPQTCMLRIYIAFQDYLFEVMQAVEQVILKKLEGIPDCEISPVQIRKCTEKFLSFMKGHFDNLFGKMEQLFLQLILRIPPNILLPEDKCKEIHPYSEEEFQHLQKEIDQLQEKYKAEVCTKQALLAELEEQKIVQAKLKQTLTLFDELQNVGRDHGTSDFRESLVSLVQNSRKLQNIRVNVEKESKRLKIS encoded by the coding sequence ATGTCTGTTGATCCAATGACCTATGAGACCCAGTTCTTTGGCTTCACACCACAAACGTGCATGCTTAGGATCTACATTGCATTTCAAGACTACCTATTTGAAGTGATGCAGGCTGTTGAACAGGTTATTCTGAAGAAGCTGGAAGGCATCCCAGACTGTGAGATCAGCCCAGTCCAGATTCGCAAATGCACAGAGAAGTTTCTTAGCTTCATGAAAGGACATTTTGATAACCTTTTTGGCAAAATGGAGCAGCTGTTTTTGCAGTTGATTTTGCGTATTCCCCCAAACATCTTGCTTCCTGAAGATAAATGTAAGGAGATACATCCTTATAGCGAGGAAGAATTTCAGCATCTCCAGAAAGAAATTGACCAGTTACAGGAGAAGTATAAAGCTGAAGTATGTACTAAGCAGGCCCTTCTTGCAGAATTAGAAGAGCAAAAAATTGTTCAGGCCAAACTCAAACAGACATTGACTTTGTTTGATGAGCTTCAAAATGTTGGCAGAGATCATGGGACTAGTGATTTTAGGGAGAGTTTGGTGTCCCTGGTTCAGAACTctagaaaactacagaacattaGAGTCAATgtggaaaaggaaagcaaaagactgaaaatatcttaa
- the LOC138391828 gene encoding uncharacterized protein: MADGLFQRKAWGPEQIRPDPDPESEGLFDKPPPEEPPAARAPKSASAAGRKAGRRAGGRAQGGRAGQPPKAAARPPPKEEEPPLDEGCYLDHFPHLSIFIYAAIAFSITSCIFTYIHLQLA; encoded by the coding sequence ATGGCTGACGGACTCTTTCAGCGCAAAGCCTGGGGTCCCGAGCAGATTCGTCCGGACCCTGACCCCGAGTCCGAGGGCCTGTTTGACAAGCCTCCCCCGGAAGAGCCCCCCGCCGCCCGCGCGCCCAAGTCGGCGTCTGCGGCGGGCAGGAAGGCCGGTCGGCGCGCCGGCGGGAGGGCGCAGGGTGGCCGGGCAGGGCAGCCCCCGAAGGCCGCCGCGCGTCCCCCGCCCAAGGAGGAGGAACCTCCACTGGACGAGGGCTGCTACCTCGACCATTTTCCGCACCTCTCCATCTTTATCTACGCGGCCATCGCCTTCTCCATCACCTCCTGCATCTTTACCTATATCCACTTACAGCTTGCCTGA